A window of the Lepus europaeus isolate LE1 chromosome 5, mLepTim1.pri, whole genome shotgun sequence genome harbors these coding sequences:
- the HMGB4 gene encoding high mobility group protein B4, which yields MGKEVQPKPKANVSSYIHFLLNYRNKCKEQQPNTYLGFKEFSRKCSEKWRSISKHEKAKYEALAKLDKARYQEEMMNYVGKRKKRRKRDPQAPRRPPSSFVLFCQDHYAHLKRENPNWSVVQVAKATGKMWAAKSDAEKQPYEERAAYLRAKYFEELEDYQKQRHARKKSLRVMAKKRRRGRTGRQR from the coding sequence ATGGGAAAAGAAGTCCAGCCGAAGCCGAAGGCGAATGTCTCTTCTTACATCCACTTTTTGCTGAATTATCGAAACAAGTGCAAGGAGCAACAGCCAAACACCTACCTTGGGTTTAAAGAGTTCTCTAGGAAGTGTTCAGAAAAATGGAGGTCCATCTCGAAGCACGAAAAGGCCAAATACGAAGCCCTGGCTAAGCTCGacaaagccaggtaccaggaagaAATGATGAATTATGTCGGCAAGAGGAAGAAACGGAGAAAGCGAGACCCCCAGGCGCCCCGAAGACCTCCCTCGTCCTTCGTCCTTTTCTGCCAAGACCACTATGCCCACCTGAAGCGGGAGAACCCCAACTGGTCGGTGGTGCAGGTGGCCAAGGCCACGGGGAAGATGTGGGCCGCAAAGTCGGACGCGGAGAAGCAGCCGTATGAAGAGAGAGCAGCTTACCTGAGAGCTAAGTATTTTGAGGAACTGGAAGACTACCAGAAGCAGCGCCACGCCAGGAAGAAGAGCCTCCGGGTGATGGCCAAGAAACGGCGCCGAGGGcggacaggcaggcagagatga